In Penicillium oxalicum strain HP7-1 chromosome I, whole genome shotgun sequence, a single window of DNA contains:
- a CDS encoding Deoxyhypusine synthase has protein sequence MTTSAPPTSATDSVLVSSQPVPEGTQIVRGVDFDQFQGRDITVAEMVENMTHMGFQGSAVAEAARIINEMRAFRHPETGERATIFLGYTSNLISSGLRDTLRYLVKHKHVSAIVTTAGGVEEDLIKCLAPTYMGSFSTPGAGLRAKGLNRIGNLLVPNNNYCAFEDWVVPILDRMLEEQEAAKKKAQETGDEEDELHWTPSRITERLGREINNEDSVLYWAARNGIPVFCPALTDGSLGDMLYFHTFKSSPQRLRVDIVDDVRRINTMAVRAASAGMIILGGGVVKHHIANACLMRNGAEHAVYVNTAQEFDGSDAGARPDEAVSWGKIKVNAKAVKVYAEATAVFPLIVAASFAKSGTTTPAPAQN, from the exons ATGACCACATCTGCGCCCCCCACGTCGGCGACCGACTCAGTCCTCGTCTCCTCACAGCCGGTTCCTGAGGGTACACAAATCGTTCGTGGTGTGGACTTTGACCAGTTCCAGGGTCGCGATATCACGGTTGCTGAGATGGTTGAGAATATGACCCATATGGGGTTTCAAGGCAGCGCCGTCGCTGAAGCTGCCCGAATTATCAATGAGATG CGAGCCTTTCGTCATCCCGAAACCGGGGAAAGGGCGACAATCTTCCTCGGGTACACCTCCAATCTCATCTCATCCGGCCTCCGGGACACTCTGCGTTATCTTGTGAAACATAAACATGTCTCAGCGATCGTGACCACGGCGGGCGGCGTGGAGGAGGACTTGATCAAGTGCCTGGCTCCTACCTACATGGGCTCTTTCAGCACGCCGGGAGCCGGCTTGCGTGCCAAGGGCTTGAACCGAATCGGAAACTTGCTGGTTCCGAACAACAACTACTGTGCCTTTGAGGACTGGGTGGTGCCGATACTGGATCGGATGCTTGAGGAGCAGGAAgcggccaagaaaaaggcccaggagacgggagatgaagaggacgagCTTCATTGGACTCCAAGTCGTATCACCGAACGATTGGGTCGGGAGATCAACAACGAGGACTCGGTCCTTTACTGGGCGGCTCGCAATGGCATTCCGGTCTTTTGTCCTGCCTTGACAGACGGATCCCTAGGCGACATGCTTTACTTCCACACCTTCAAATCCTCACCACAACGGCTGCGTGTGGACATTGTGGACGACGTTCGCCGCATCAACACCATGGCGGTCCGAGCCGCAAGTGCGGGCATGATCATCTTGGGAGGAGGTGTGGTCAAGCATCACATTGCAAACGCTTGTCTGATGCGCAATGGAGCAGAACATGCCGTCTATGTGAATACGGCACAGGAGTTTGACGGCAGTGATGCTGGTGCTCGACCCGACGAGGCTGTCAGCTGGGGTAAGATCAAGGTCAACGCCAAGGCCGTGAAGGTCTACGCTGAAGCAACGGCGGTCTTTCCCCTGATTGTTGCCGCCTCCTTTGCCAAGTCAGGGACGACCACCCCAGCGCCTGCGCAAAACTAA
- a CDS encoding 25S rRNA (cytosine(2870)-C(5))-methyltransferase, whose product MGKGRRMKKQGPPAPLDESKITILKKRKTADAEAASKAVAAKKRRRSDADEEDVVTKKDTLKKSKTNGKSAIPVVKEKEKVVKEKKKPVPMDSDSEDEEMADEFEDLDNISEGSMDSQEGLERLSDLEDDSDDASVLDSDDDGHPREAMFSDDEDLSDAEERLTAANIEGLSRKLDLQRQAEEEEAEQELQEAAMQTNIAGDRPDVFADDQPAGLAPDLQLLRQRITDTIRILGDLKTLGQPDKSRTDYIDLLLNDICTYYGYNRYLAEKLFNLFTPMEAFAFFEANETPRPVVIRTNTLRTNRRSLAQALINRGVVLEPVGKWSKVGLQVFESPVPLGATPEYLAGHYILQAASSFLPVMALAPQPGERVLDMAAAPGGKTTYMSALMRNTGCVIANDASKPRAKGLIGNIHRLGCKNTIVTNMDARTAFPKAMGGFDRVLLDAPCTGTGVISKDAGVKTSKDENDFMRIPHMQRQLLLAAIDSVDHSSKTGGYVVYSTCSVTVEENEAVVQYILRKRPNVKIVDTGLGDFGSPGFISYMGKKFDAKMALTRRYFPHRENVDGFYVCKLKKTGPTPVAKPTDETASATDKSRRRSSSKASSTDDADDEVYDKTPIVDENGVSVDFEGGAFGPFEDGEDDAERIARSERNRLRRKGLNPKGVLNKPKKGKDNASTETATEPASSKVGEDEKKEKKQAKEAVKETEKETKKKPETAKKSLNQSKGEKKTVTGATKSEKKAKSSSKKTSK is encoded by the coding sequence ATGGGTAAAGGACGTCGTATGAAGAAGCAGGGGCCCCCTGCGCCTCTGGATGAGTCGAAAATTACAATTTTGAAGAAGCGGAAGACTGCCGACGCCGAGGCGGCCTCAAAGGCTGTCGCAGCAAAGAAGCGTCGGAGATCCGACgccgatgaggaagatgtcGTGACGAAAAAGGACACCCtgaagaagtccaagacGAATGGAAAATCTGCTATTCCCGTtgtgaaagagaaggagaaggttgtcaaggagaagaaaaagcccgTGCCAATGGATTCTGActcggaggatgaagagatggccgACGAATTTGAGGATCTCGACAACATCAGTGAGGGATCAATGGATAGTCAAGAGGGTCTTGAACGCCTGTCCGATCTGGAAGACGATTCAGATGACGCTTCCGTTCTTGACTCCGACGACGACGGTCACCCTCGCGAGGCCATGTTTtccgacgatgaagaccTCTCCGATGCCGAGGAAAGATTGACCGCTGCCAACATTGAGGGTCTTTCGCGGAAATTGGATCTCCAAAGACAagccgaagaggaggaagccGAACAGGAATTGCAGGAAGCTGCTATGCAGACCAACATTGCTGGTGACCGTCCCGATGTCTTCGCCGATGACCAGCCTGCTGGACTTGCCCCAGACCTGCAGCTGCTCCGCCAACGCATTACCGACACAATTCGCATTCTTGGCGACTTGAAGACGCTAGGCCAACCCGACAAATCGCGCACCGACTacatcgatctcctcttgAATGATATCTGCACATACTACGGCTACAACCGGTACCTGGCCGAGAAACTTTTCAATCTGTTTACCCCTATGGAGGCATTCGCCTTCTTCGAAGCCAACGAGACACCACGCCCCGTTGTCATTCGTACCAACACTCTGCGCACCAATCGTCGCTCTCTTGCTCAGGCCTTGATCAACCGTGGTGTTGTCTTGGAGCCCGTCGGCAAGTGGTCAAAGGTCGGCTTGCAAGTTTTCGAGTCACCTGTGCCCCTTGGTGCCACCCCCGAATACCTGGCTGGCCACTACATTCTCCAGGCCGCGTCTTCTTTCTTGCCCGTCATGGCGCTGGCGCCTCAGCCTGGCGAGCGTGTGTTGGATATGGCCGCTGCCCCCGGTGGTAAGACGACTTACATGTCTGCTCTGATGCGCAACACCGGCTGTGTGATCGCCAACGATGCCAGTAAGCCGCGTGCTAAGGGTTTGATCGGTAACATTCACCGTCTTGGATGCAAGAACACCATTGTCACGAACATGGACGCCCGCACTGCGTTCCCCAAGGCCATGGGTGGCTTTGATCGGGTTCTGCTCGATGCCCCTTGCACTGGTACCGGTGTCATTTCCAAGGATGCGGGTGTCAAGACCTCGAAGGATGAGAACGACTTCATGCGCATTCCCCACATGCAGAGACAGTTGCTTCTGGCCGCTATCGACTCCGTGGACCACTCCTCCAAGACTGGTGGATACGTCGTGTACTCCACTTGCAGTGTCACTGTGGAGGAGAACGAAGCTGTGGTGCAGTATATTCTGCGTAAGCGTCCCAACGTGAAGATTGTTGATACTGGTCTCGGTGACTTCGGTAGCCCAGGCTTCATCAGCTACATGGGCAAGAAGTTCGATGCCAAGATGGCCTTGACCCGCCGCTACTTCCCCCACCGTGAGAACGTTGACGGTTTCTACGTCTgcaagttgaagaagaccGGACCTACTCCCGTTGCCAAGCCTACAGACGAGACCGCTTCTGCCACCGATAAGTCTCGTCGTCGCTCTAGCTCCAAGGCTTCCTCTACCGACGACGCGGATGATGAGGTGTATGATAAGACGCCAATCGTCGACGAGAACGGTGTCTCTGTCGACTTTGAAGGTGGCGCTTTCGGTCCATTCGAGGACGGTGAAGATGACGCCGAGCGTATTGCTCGCTCCGAGCGTAACCGTCTTCGCCGAAAGGGTCTCAATCCCAAGGGTGTGTTGAACAAGCCTAAGAAGGGCAAGGACAATGCATCCACGGAGACTGCAACCGAGCCTGCCTCTTCGAAGGTgggagaggatgagaagaaggagaagaagcaggcaAAGGAGGCTGTAAAGGAGACCGAAAAGgagaccaagaagaagcctgaGACCGCCAAAAAATCTCTCAATCAGAgcaaaggagagaagaagaccgTGACAGGCGCGACAAAGAGCGAAAAGAAGGCTAAGAGTTCTTCAAAGAAGACCAGCAAATGA
- a CDS encoding Striatin Pro11 has protein sequence MAWQSPSAMSGSGGIQGAMGESNSGHPQGTEYTLQGVMRFLQTEWHRHERDRNAWEIERAEMKSRIGRLEGEIRTSKRMQESLGKHVRLMESALKKEREKVKKLSNGESIKDVQDPRDVARESVSFLKGEWFPKFECKTSILTVHGADHFVQEQRSASRLDTDVNEQDARQSESQESLHEDDRDKSRTYLSKCAQEIAYHVIPTSHPVPDLTDPDIAGHFYGNQQLSKQNLEDAFLQQRRQKANHMISREALLANNQHNTSQYSENAPLSQAPTTHNALPHSVEQAQQNEQQQNQLLLQQQQQQQQQQQHLQTPVTAIDNRKMTPEQGMIHDRPFGGTQQLADDMPGPTITVKETSESSRPTTENNEDIDGWNFDEPSEPAPTSEIIPPRRPDTDAFPNAHFVSSKSPSKSGSLSHRRKSSGSRRKSEDKGAESREFAAKTSQQDSSFKVRFALRGHLDVIRSVIFTGGGSPSEPEICTCSDDGTIKRWIIPATYGTFGAHGPSSSNDLDITSYFTHRGHVGAVTSLAACSPSQNISNGGRAFGDGWVFSGGQDASVRVWERGRVDPKATLDGHTDAVWGLCVLPGTAGSVFGDSSSHYGGPDRVLLASGSADGRILIWAVSAPPLASNPQSGSRRQGGSRRANSISSGSNFPSSPQPSIATTTPFHYTLVHHIYRSESPSPTCISPLSLAGVNFVVSYADASILVYDTRTGEEIVGMASLETYDGTPSTGVNSVVATTVGFDGSAHLDPSRAMAEEEVVHGATGSSSVEGVIISGYEDRYIRFFDANSGQCTYTMLAHPAAIASLSLSPDGRELVSAGHDASLRFWNLEKRSCTQELTSHRLMRGEGVCAVVWSRDGRWVVSGGGDGVVKVFSR, from the exons ATGGCTTGGCAATCTCCGTCAGCCATGTCAGGAAGCGGAGGAATCCAAGGAGCCATGGGGGAATCGAATAGCGGTCATCCGCAAGGAACGGAATATACATTACAGG GGGTGATGCGCTTCCTCCAGACCGAGTGGCATCGTCACGAACGAGACCGCAATGCCTGGGAGATTGAACGAGCGGAGATGAAGTCTCGCATCGGCCgattggagggggagattCGAACTAGCAAACGCATGCAAGAATCGCTGGGTAAACATGTGAGGTTGATGGAGTCGGCACTGAAGAAAGAGCGGGAGAAGGTGAAAAAGCTCTCCAATGGGGAGTCAATCAAAGATGTGCAGGATCCAAGGGACGTTGCGCGAGAGAGCGTGAGCTTTCTCAAGGGTGAGTGGTTTCCAAAATTCGAATGCAAAACGTCAATATTGACGGTACATGGCGCTGATCATTTCGTTCAAGAACAACGTTCCGCCTCCAGGTTGGACACTGATGTCAATGAACAAGATGCCCGACAATCAGAATCGCAAGAGAGCTTGCACGAAGACGACCGTGATAAGTCTCGGACCTACTTATCAAAATGCGCCCAGGAAATTGCGTACCATGTCATTCCCACCTCTCATCCAGTACCCGACCTCACCGATCCTGACATCGCCGGCCATTTCTATGGGAACCAGCAGCTCTCTAAGCAAAACCTCGAGGACGCATTCCTGCAGCAACGAAGGCAAAAAGCCAACCATATGATTTCTCGTGAAGCCCTGCTTGCAAATAACCAACATAACACTAGTCAATACTCTGAAAATGCGCCTTTGTCGCAGGCTCCGACCACCCACAACGCACTGCCCCACTCTGTTGAGCAGGCCCAGCAAAATGAGCAACAGCAGAATCAACTACTACtacagcaacagcaacagcaacagcaacaacaacaacactTGCAGACTCCCGTCACCGCAATTGACAATCGGAAGATGACTCCCGAGCAAGGAATGATTCACGATCGTCCATTTGGAGGAACGCAACAGTTGGCGGACGACATGCCAGGACCTACGATTACTGTGAAAGAGACCTCAGAATCTTCGCGACCCACCACAGAAAATAACGAGGACATCGATGGGTGGAACTTCGATGAGCCTTCTGAGCCAGCTCCCACGAGCGAGAtaattcctcctcgtcgacctgACACGGACGCCTTTCCCAATGCCCATTTTGTATCAAGCAAATCTCCTTCAAAGAGCGGGTCTCTCTCGCACCGACGCAAGAGCTCAGGATCGCGACGGAAAAGTGAAGATAAAGGAGCCGAGAGTCGAGAATTTGCTGCGAAAACCTCGCAGCAAGATTCTAGTTTCAAGGTTCGCTTTGCGTTGCGCGGTCATCTTGATGTCATTCGGTCTGTGATCTTCACAGGCGGTGGTAGCCCATCCGAGCCTGAGATTTGCACATGCAGTGATGATGGTACCATCAAACGCTGGATCATCCCCGCAACGTACGGCACATTTGGTGCTCATGGCCCAAGCTCCAGCAACGACTTGGACATCACAAGCTACTTCACTCACCGAGGCCATGTCGGTGCTGTCACGTCGCTGGCAGCCTGTTCTCCGTCACAGAACATCTCCAACGGAGGTCGCGCTTTTGGTGATGGGTGGGTATTCTCTGGCGGGCAGGATGCTAGTGTCAGGGTCTGGGAGCGAGGCCGAGTTGATCCAAAGGCCACCCTTGATGGCCACACGGATGCTGTCTGGGGACTTTGCGTGCTTCCAGGGACAGCTGGCTCTGTCTTTGGAGATTCAAGCAGCCACTACGGTGGTCCGGACCGAGTTCTGTTAGCTTCTGGTTCTGCAGACGGCCGCATTCTCATCTGGGCTGTCAGTGCGCCTCCCCTGGCCTCCAATCCCCAGTCCGGATCACGGCGCCAGGGTGGAAGCCGTCGTGCAAACTCGATCTCCTCCGGCTCTAATTTCCCGTCATCTCCGCAACCGAGCATTGCTACTACTACCCCTTTCCATTACACGCTTGTGCACCACATCTATCGCAGCGAGTCTCCCTCTCCCACCTGCATCAGTCCCTTGTCTTTGGCAGGTGTGAACTTTGTCGTCTCTTATGCGGATGCCTCCATCCTTGTTTACGATACTCGTACGGGTGAAGAGATTGTCGGTATGGCCAGCCTAGAAACATACGATGGAACCCCTTCAACCGGCGTGAATTCCGTGGTCGCCACGACTGTTGGATTCGATGGATCCGCTCATCTGGACCCGAGCCGAGcgatggccgaggaggaagttgTCCATGGGGCTACAGGCTCCAGTAGCGTGGAAGGTGTTATTATTAGTGGCTATGAAGACCGGTACATTCGTTTCTTCGATGCTAACAGTG GCCAATGCACGTACACGATGCTGGCACATCCCGCTGCGATTGCCTCGCTATCCCTGTCTCCAGATGGACGGGAGCTCGTCTCAGCAGGTCATGATGCCAGCTTACGATTCTGGAACCTTGAAAAACGGAGCTGCACCCAAGAGCTGACAAGTCACCGGTTGATGCGGGGAGAGGGTGTCTGTGCTGTTGTATGGAGCCGGGATGGTCGCTGGGTCgtcagtggtggtggtgatggcgtGGTCAAGGTCTTCTCTCGATAA
- a CDS encoding DNA repair protein rad14, whose amino-acid sequence MPNDRPLTPPRENVAQPGQLPRGPLTPEQKRKIEVNRMKAKALREQREVELAANVRLGSADSQISRFSQGKKRSHASMAAQPAPANVRDARTNTPASGRSLDDIKPARNFTKYVDYDFSKMTDTKGGFLTQEDDPFNKALHVPDDKDAQRPANMTQKEWERHQLLQNLRRNREGPFEPGLSVLDDKSKQKVCRECGSLEIDWKWDEQLRCQICHSCKEKYPEKYSLLTKTEAREDYLLTDPELRDEELLPHLEKPNPHKSTWNSMMLYLRYQVEEYAFSAKKWGSAEALDAEFERRETDKKRRREAKFKTKLQDLKKRTRVEAYRRNRQGAAGGDFGDDLSTNRKHVHQWGRTVDNPETGIGVKTCVDCGMEVEELEF is encoded by the exons ATGCCAAACGACCGCCCTTTGACGCCTCCAAGAGAGAATGTTGCCCAACCTGGACAACTTCCCCGTGGGCCGCTGACGCCTGAACAGAAGCGGAAGATT GAGGTCAATCGCATGAAGGCGAAAGCTCTCCGCGAGCAACGTGAAGTAGAGCTGGCTGCAAACGTGCGTCTTGGATCAGCCGACTCGCAAATTTCTCGATTCAGCCAGGGAAAGAAGCGTTCTCATGCTTCGATGGCCGCCCAACCCGCTCCCGCAAATGTACGAGATGCGCGAACCAACACACCCGCCTCGGGTCGCTCACTCGATGATATCAAGCCCGCGCGTAACTTCACGAAGTATGTCGACTACGATTTTAGCAAGATGACTGACACAAAAGGTGGATTCTTGACACAAGAGGATGATCCCTTCAACAAAGCACTACATGTACCCGATGACAAAGACGCTCAGCGACCGGCCAATATGACCCAAAAAGAGTGGGAGCGTCACCAATTACTTCAAAATCTGCGGCGAAATCGTGAGGGGCCTTTTGAGCCGGGGCTGAGTGTGTTGGATGATAAAAGCAAGCAAAAAGTCTGTCGGGAATGCGGCAGCCTCGAAATCGACTGGAAGTGGGACGAACAACTTCGTTGTCAGATCTGTCATTCCTGCAAAGAGAAATATCCAGAAAAATACAGTCTGCTTACAAAAACGGAAGCGCGCGAGGATTATCTCCTCACAGACC CTGAGCTCCGTGACGAAGAGCTTCTTCCCCATCTGGAAAAGCCCAATCCTCACAAGTCAACCTGGAATAGCATGATGCTGTATCTCCGATATCAAGTCGAGGAATACGCATTCTCCGCCAAGAAATGGGGCTCTGCGGAGGCATTGGATGCGGAGTTTGAGCGTCGAGAAACAGATAAAAAGCGACGGCGAGAAGCGAAATTCAAGACCAAGCTGCAGGACCTGAAGAAGCGCACTCGGGTGGAAGCGTACCGGCGTAATCGACAGGGCGCCGCTGGCGGAGACTTTGGTGATGACCTCAGCACCAATCGCAAGCACGTACATCAATGGGGTCGAACAGTTGATAACCCAGAAACCGGCATTGGAGTCAAGACCTGCGTGGACTGTGGTATGGAAGTTGAGGAGTTGGAGTTTTGA
- a CDS encoding Meiotically protein — MGSTRVMEGRTDGHYLPFIVFLVAVSGVDDLMEGQTRTSTGFEGSREAKQPFPPLLDELALPEEVQESFAEDESVTSPGYEEIEVEDDADFRSHYSLEPQSLSDSESEESADEIGRHHPFRQSTGSLYGPNAFAPPFYNRPPTPLPPSPSLTSLLRPPFSTTTSRPTTPDSSDVDTPNDTEAAVAKSARRATTVPRASPKVPTYEYYGFVLYLASSLAFLIYLLWSYLPSPFLHQLGIYYYPNRWWSLAIPSWLVMCLVYIYVALASYNTGYLTLPMHSIENIVDEVANVAVIDGKARRRPGGSTKMKPGATSYQTMGPQNRKVNWREIWSEGTDAVMDIPVGGVCEVLYGQERDDDASSATS, encoded by the exons ATGGGGTCAACAAGGGTTATGGAGGGTCGGACCGACGGGCATTACCTTCCTTTCATTGTGTTTCTTGTCGCTGTGAGCGGAGTCGACGATCTCATGGAGGGTCAGACGAGAACATCAACGGGCTTTGAAGGATCCCGTGAAGCCAAGCAGCCTTTCCCACCGTTGCTTGACGAATTGGCATTGCCCGAAGAGGTCCAGGAGAGCTTCGCTGAAGATGAGAGCGTGACCTCGCCGGGAtatgaagagattgaggtCGAGGACGACGCCGATTTCCGGTCGCATTACTCTCTCGAGCCACAGTCTTTGTCGGATTCGGAATCCGAAGAGTCGGCCGACGAGATTGGAAGACATCACCCCTTTCGACAGTCAACCGGCTCCCTCTACGGGCCAAATGCCTTTGCGCCCCCGTTTTACAACCGCCCACCAACTCCTCTCCCGCCGTCACCTTCCCTCACTTCCCTTTTACGACCCCCGTTCTCGACCACCACGTCGCGCCCAACCACTCCTGATAGTTCTGATGTGGATACACCTAACGACACGGAGGCCGCGGTCGCCAAGTCTGCCCGGCGCGCAACCACAGTGCCCCGTGCCAGCCCCAAGGTTCCGACATACGAATACTACGGTTTCGTGCTGTATTTGGCGTCTTCGCTCGCATTCT TGATTTATTTGTTGTGGTCGTACTTACCTTCCCCATTTCTTCACCAACTGGGCATCTATTACTATCCCAATCGATGGTGGTCATTAGCCATTCCGTCCTGGCTCGTCATGTGCCTTGTCTATATCTATGTCGCCCTCGCGTCGTACAACACCGGCTACCTGACTTTGCCCATGCATAGTATCGAAAATATCGTCGATGAGGTCGCCAACGTCGCAGTGATTGATGGAAAAGCAAGGCGACGGCCCGGAGGCTCTACCAAGATGAAACCCGGAGCCACCTCATATCAAACAATGGGACCACAGAATCGAAAGGTGAACTGGCGAGAGATCTGGAGTGAAGGAACGGACGCGGTCATGGATATACCCGTTGGTGGTGTGTGCGAGGTCCTGTATGGCCAAGAAcgcgatgatgatgcaagTTCAGCGACCAGCTGA